The following are encoded together in the Streptomyces rapamycinicus NRRL 5491 genome:
- a CDS encoding TetR/AcrR family transcriptional regulator: MPRWESDAQGRLERAALELFETQGFERTSVAQIAGAAGLKERSFYRYFPDKREVLFAGNELEAHLVAQVEATDPGLTPIEALLTALRTAEEIFRPREFLLRRVRVIAANPALAERDLIKLADIADALALALERRGVEPGKARFIIDVVLAIHRRATSRWLTSPDASLSQLITQASDELREAVTLPAPTAR, from the coding sequence ATGCCGAGATGGGAATCCGACGCACAAGGTCGGCTCGAGCGCGCGGCGCTCGAGCTGTTCGAGACACAGGGGTTCGAGCGCACCTCGGTCGCGCAGATCGCGGGCGCCGCCGGCCTGAAGGAGCGCTCCTTCTACCGCTACTTCCCCGACAAGCGGGAAGTCCTCTTCGCCGGTAACGAACTCGAGGCCCACCTCGTCGCCCAGGTCGAGGCGACCGACCCAGGCCTCACGCCGATCGAGGCGCTGCTAACAGCGCTGAGAACCGCGGAGGAGATCTTTCGCCCGCGCGAGTTCCTGCTGCGCCGCGTCAGAGTGATCGCCGCCAACCCGGCACTGGCTGAGCGCGATCTGATCAAGCTCGCCGACATCGCCGACGCGCTGGCGCTGGCGCTCGAGCGCCGCGGCGTCGAGCCCGGCAAGGCACGCTTCATCATCGACGTGGTGCTGGCGATCCACCGGCGCGCCACGTCCCGCTGGCTGACCTCCCCGGATGCCTCCCTCTCCCAGCTCATCACCCAGGCCTCCGACGAGTTGCGCGAGGCGGTCACGCTGCCGGCTCCAACGGCCCGCTGA
- a CDS encoding NADP-dependent oxidoreductase, with protein sequence MKALQFDRFGSPDVIVLRDVPQPEPGPGQIRIAVRACGLTPADWHVVDGLLADHLPPLPRGLGFEIAGTVDALGEGVTGVQIGDRVFGPATFDGPTAGAAEYALMPAWARIPEGVTAEQAAALPMAAETAWRALDDLGVQPGELLLVHGAGTTVGEAAVRFALHRGIRVIATAGQTRAAALEDIGAQVAAYGEGMAERVRALSAGHIDRALDAAPTGGRIDRADQPSPAGGSLPTLIELTGDPDRVLTVSDFAAAAELGVRTTTEIRYEQMDEFARLAGEGILVVPVARTYTLDQIQEAAELSQSRRPGGKLMLVL encoded by the coding sequence ATGAAGGCTCTTCAATTCGACCGGTTCGGGTCCCCGGACGTGATCGTGCTCCGCGACGTCCCACAGCCGGAGCCGGGACCCGGTCAAATCCGGATCGCCGTGCGGGCGTGCGGCCTGACACCGGCCGACTGGCACGTCGTCGACGGTCTCCTCGCCGACCATCTGCCGCCGCTGCCGCGCGGGCTCGGCTTCGAGATCGCGGGCACCGTCGACGCGCTCGGCGAGGGCGTCACCGGCGTCCAGATCGGCGACCGCGTGTTCGGCCCGGCCACCTTCGACGGCCCGACGGCTGGCGCCGCCGAGTACGCGCTGATGCCGGCCTGGGCACGCATCCCCGAAGGCGTCACCGCCGAGCAGGCCGCCGCGCTGCCGATGGCGGCCGAGACGGCGTGGCGCGCGCTCGACGACCTCGGCGTCCAGCCGGGTGAGCTGCTGCTCGTCCACGGCGCGGGCACCACCGTGGGTGAGGCGGCGGTGCGCTTCGCGCTGCACCGGGGTATTCGGGTGATAGCCACTGCCGGGCAGACCCGGGCAGCAGCTCTGGAAGATATCGGCGCCCAGGTGGCTGCCTACGGCGAGGGCATGGCCGAACGCGTCAGGGCACTGTCCGCAGGCCACATCGATCGTGCCCTCGACGCGGCCCCGACCGGCGGCCGGATCGACCGCGCCGACCAGCCCAGCCCGGCCGGCGGTTCACTGCCGACGCTGATCGAGCTGACCGGGGATCCCGACCGTGTCCTCACCGTCTCGGACTTCGCCGCCGCGGCCGAGCTGGGCGTCCGTACCACCACCGAGATCCGCTATGAGCAGATGGACGAGTTCGCCCGGCTCGCCGGCGAAGGCATCTTGGTCGTACCGGTCGCCCGCACCTACACGCTCGACCAGATCCAGGAAGCGGCCGAGCTCAGCCAGTCCCGCCGACCCGGCGGCAAGCTCATGCTCGTCCTGTGA